A single genomic interval of Polaribacter vadi harbors:
- a CDS encoding dihydrodipicolinate synthase family protein — translation MINGIITPMVTPLLSDNLSLDLIGTKKLIEHIISGGVHGLFILGTTGEATNLSYKTRIELIIESCKIVNNRIPVFVGITDTSIEESIKLASISKEAGATAVVAAPPYYYRLGQIELYKYYWNLADQVSLPLYLYNMPSHTKTNIDIDTTLKLSEHPNIIGLKDSSANTVYFQKLCHLFKNKDFCLLVGPEEVTSETVLMGGNGGVNGGSNMFPKLYVELYKATNAKDFKRIDELQHLVMEISTKIYSLGSFGSSYLKGMKGGLAALGIIETNIAPPFHSFEEKEMKLVRENIEKIKVELDKILK, via the coding sequence ATGATAAACGGTATTATTACACCTATGGTTACCCCACTTTTATCTGATAATTTATCATTAGATTTAATTGGCACTAAAAAACTAATTGAACATATTATTTCTGGTGGTGTGCATGGATTATTTATTCTTGGAACAACTGGTGAAGCTACGAATTTAAGCTATAAAACAAGAATAGAACTTATTATTGAAAGTTGTAAAATTGTAAATAATAGAATTCCCGTATTTGTTGGTATTACAGATACTTCTATAGAAGAAAGTATAAAACTTGCCTCTATTTCTAAAGAAGCAGGAGCTACAGCTGTTGTGGCTGCACCTCCATACTATTATAGACTTGGACAAATCGAACTTTATAAATATTATTGGAATTTAGCAGACCAAGTATCTTTGCCTCTTTACTTATATAACATGCCATCACATACCAAAACAAATATTGATATTGATACGACGCTTAAACTTTCTGAGCATCCCAATATTATTGGTTTAAAAGATAGTTCAGCCAATACCGTTTATTTTCAAAAACTTTGTCATTTATTTAAAAATAAAGATTTTTGTTTATTAGTAGGTCCTGAAGAAGTTACTTCTGAAACTGTTTTAATGGGCGGAAATGGTGGCGTAAATGGTGGGTCTAATATGTTTCCAAAACTATATGTAGAGCTTTACAAAGCAACAAATGCAAAAGATTTTAAAAGAATTGATGAACTTCAACATTTGGTAATGGAAATATCTACCAAAATTTATAGCTTAGGTTCTTTTGGCTCAAGTTATTTAAAAGGAATGAAAGGAGGTTTAGCAGCTTTAGGAATTATCGAAACAAATATTGCTCCACCATTTCATTCTTTTGAAGAAAAAGAAATGAAACTTGTTAGAGAAAATATAGAGAAAATAAAAGTAGAACTTGACAAAATTCTTAAATAA
- a CDS encoding DUF3826 domain-containing protein — protein MFIKKESLSFILIVLFTISINAQQYLDPEYIKVTEKRASKIVDNLEISDKNKSELITQIIAKQYQNLSKIHDEKDAKIEAVKKLNISGEKQKSKIEKINAKADKLLNKLHKSYLKQLSANLSNDKVDAVKDGMTYGVVPKTFFAFKDMIPSLTDEQKIYIYDNLVEAREHAMDAGSSKEKHAWFGKYKGRINNYLSAKGYDLEKERDGWYQRIEARKKKESN, from the coding sequence ATGTTTATCAAAAAAGAAAGTTTAAGTTTTATATTAATTGTATTATTTACAATTAGCATAAATGCGCAGCAATATTTAGACCCAGAATACATAAAGGTTACAGAAAAAAGAGCGTCAAAAATTGTTGATAATTTAGAGATATCAGATAAAAATAAATCAGAATTAATTACCCAGATTATTGCAAAACAATATCAGAATTTAAGTAAAATTCATGATGAAAAAGATGCGAAAATTGAAGCTGTAAAAAAATTAAATATATCAGGAGAAAAGCAAAAGTCTAAGATTGAAAAGATAAATGCGAAAGCAGATAAGTTGTTAAATAAATTACATAAGTCTTATTTAAAACAATTATCGGCTAATTTATCTAACGATAAAGTTGATGCAGTAAAAGATGGTATGACCTATGGAGTAGTGCCTAAAACTTTTTTTGCTTTTAAAGATATGATTCCTAGTTTAACCGATGAGCAAAAAATATATATTTATGACAACCTAGTAGAAGCAAGAGAACATGCAATGGATGCAGGTTCCTCTAAAGAAAAACATGCTTGGTTTGGAAAATATAAAGGAAGAATAAATAATTATTTATCTGCAAAAGGGTACGATTTAGAAAAAGAAAGAGATGGCTGGTACCAGCGTATTGAAGCTCGTAAAAAGAAAGAATCTAACTAG
- a CDS encoding RagB/SusD family nutrient uptake outer membrane protein produces the protein MKYINIKILVTLLTAVFICSCSADFIEEKRDFSSVNVEVYQYEELSKAYLDHLYYLMLPDRNSNMAMWSRAAVEHSTADLFTKSSDEIAGQTDLNREYPDISPLNNHCLFSIGQAIRASVTNNTWTRIRYCNLYLSNVDEYSGLDEDFKDQVKGQFYFWRAWQYFELVRLYGGVPLILEPQPSNVDDSENQTPRSTSSEVIDQIVADLEMSQTLLENGRPYTQNDAGRITAAAAAALKGRVLLTWASPMFNRTDDQSRWQRAYDANLAAYNKCIASGNSLDSDWKNMWFNLNTPEAVFGYRFNEFASNSGEFQKNNYTEYQSRTRDQGGNGGIHPTKNIMDAFPMADGTPYNPNGNLNQFYRNRDPRFYNTFAYNGSIWPYAQNPNYKHWEYYWYPLAAEPGKPTIETNNQRDGTGIFLRKFTNSNSSNINSFQNNGNQYMEIRFAEVILNLAESAIGINKLPEGKEYLKSIRARAGVTNNDGDYGLATATSRDQLFAASINERKVEFAYENKRFHDLRRWLLYNNDYGTCSRLNQTPIEGSRRQGYYTFVKLDENTIYENGRGTDPLKGPSAPIINRDATTYPNGITTYEEYVDYLYDNHFEVTVRDNVDQTDFNFKWYNEYYFFGIYQNLLNTAPYLEQTQGWGGTFNPLD, from the coding sequence ATGAAATATATAAATATTAAAATTTTAGTTACTCTTTTAACTGCAGTCTTTATTTGTAGTTGTAGTGCAGATTTTATTGAAGAAAAAAGAGATTTTTCTAGTGTTAATGTAGAGGTATATCAATATGAAGAATTATCAAAAGCATATTTAGATCATTTGTATTATTTAATGTTACCAGATAGAAATTCTAATATGGCAATGTGGTCTAGAGCAGCAGTAGAACATTCTACCGCAGATTTATTTACAAAGTCATCAGATGAAATAGCTGGACAAACTGATTTAAATAGAGAATACCCAGATATTTCACCATTAAATAATCATTGTTTATTTTCAATTGGGCAAGCAATTAGAGCAAGTGTTACAAATAACACTTGGACAAGAATTAGGTATTGTAATTTATATTTGAGTAATGTTGATGAGTACTCAGGTCTTGATGAAGATTTTAAAGATCAAGTAAAAGGGCAGTTTTATTTTTGGAGAGCATGGCAATATTTTGAATTGGTTAGGTTATATGGTGGTGTTCCATTAATATTAGAACCTCAACCTAGTAATGTAGATGATTCAGAAAATCAAACACCAAGAAGTACTTCTAGTGAAGTTATAGATCAAATTGTAGCAGATTTAGAAATGTCTCAAACTCTTCTTGAAAACGGAAGACCATACACGCAAAATGATGCAGGTAGAATTACAGCAGCAGCAGCAGCAGCTTTAAAAGGGAGAGTTTTATTAACATGGGCAAGTCCTATGTTTAATAGAACTGATGATCAATCAAGATGGCAACGTGCTTACGATGCAAATTTAGCAGCTTATAATAAGTGTATTGCTTCAGGAAATAGTTTAGATTCAGATTGGAAAAACATGTGGTTCAATTTAAATACTCCAGAAGCTGTTTTTGGGTATAGATTTAACGAGTTTGCTTCAAATTCTGGAGAATTCCAAAAAAACAACTATACAGAGTATCAATCTCGTACTAGAGATCAAGGTGGTAATGGAGGTATTCATCCAACTAAAAATATTATGGATGCATTTCCAATGGCTGATGGCACACCATATAATCCTAATGGAAATCTAAATCAATTTTATAGAAATAGAGATCCTCGTTTTTACAATACTTTTGCTTATAATGGAAGCATATGGCCTTATGCACAAAATCCAAATTATAAGCATTGGGAATATTATTGGTATCCATTAGCAGCGGAACCAGGTAAGCCCACTATAGAAACAAATAATCAAAGAGATGGTACTGGTATTTTTTTAAGAAAATTTACAAACAGTAATTCTTCCAATATTAATTCATTCCAAAACAATGGCAATCAATATATGGAAATTCGTTTTGCAGAAGTAATATTAAATTTAGCAGAATCTGCAATAGGAATAAATAAACTACCTGAAGGAAAAGAATATTTAAAATCAATAAGAGCAAGAGCAGGAGTAACAAATAATGATGGAGATTATGGTTTAGCAACTGCTACATCAAGAGATCAGCTTTTTGCAGCATCAATTAATGAAAGAAAAGTTGAGTTTGCTTATGAGAATAAACGTTTTCATGATTTAAGAAGATGGTTACTTTACAATAATGATTATGGAACTTGTTCACGATTAAATCAAACACCTATAGAAGGCTCTAGAAGACAAGGGTATTATACGTTCGTAAAATTAGACGAGAATACAATTTATGAAAACGGTAGAGGAACAGATCCTCTTAAAGGGCCAAGTGCACCAATTATTAATAGAGATGCTACTACATATCCAAACGGAATTACAACATATGAAGAATATGTAGATTATTTATATGACAATCACTTTGAAGTTACAGTTAGAGATAACGTAGATCAAACGGATTTTAATTTTAAATGGTATAATGAATATTATTTCTTTGGTATTTACCAAAATTTATTAAACACAGCACCATATTTAGAACAAACGCAAGGTTGGGGCGGTACCTTTAATCCTTTGGATTAA
- a CDS encoding pectate lyase family protein: MKNTIYYTLFILFLGIFNANAQYPKLTDEDRQKEKAIKDEAYRHSDEAWEKAKIIVQKEAREGKPYIPWASRPTDLPQAEIPAFPGAEGGGMYTFGGRGGNVYTVTSLADDGPGSLREACEKGGARIIVFNVAGIIKLKTPLIIRAPYITIAGQTAPGDGVCVAGETVWIDTHDVVIRHMRFRRGDTFVGRRDDAIGGNPVGNIMLDHISATWGLDENMSIYRHMYSPGATYKDEKKPTVNITIQNSLFGEALDTYNHAFGSTLGGENCAFIRNMWANNAGRNPSIGWNGIFNFVNNVMFNWVHRSVDGGDYTAKYNIINNFYKPGPLTPKDEAISYRILKPEAGRSKLDTMVYGRAYVRGNVVENNSKITKDNWAGGVQIEGKNGELLDFKGAKPYFDYMNASKPFPMPWFRNIMTANDAYDFVIANAGATLPMRDVVDTRIARTVKTGVPEYVKGLDPDSFYHFKHRRLPKDSYKQGIITDIAQVGGYPEYKGTPYKDSDKDGIPDAWEKINGLNPNDASDAKGDQNNDGYTNIEDYINGINPKAKVDWKDLKNNKETLTSPLLK; encoded by the coding sequence ATGAAGAACACAATTTATTACACATTATTCATTTTATTTCTTGGAATATTTAATGCAAATGCACAATATCCAAAATTAACAGATGAAGATAGACAAAAAGAAAAAGCAATTAAGGATGAGGCTTATAGACATTCTGATGAAGCCTGGGAAAAAGCAAAAATAATAGTTCAAAAAGAAGCTAGAGAAGGGAAACCATATATTCCTTGGGCAAGTAGACCAACAGATTTACCACAAGCAGAAATACCAGCATTTCCAGGAGCTGAAGGTGGAGGTATGTATACTTTTGGTGGACGTGGAGGAAATGTCTACACAGTTACTAGTTTAGCAGATGATGGACCAGGCTCATTAAGAGAAGCTTGCGAAAAAGGCGGTGCACGTATTATTGTTTTTAATGTTGCAGGTATTATCAAATTAAAAACACCTTTAATTATAAGAGCGCCTTACATTACAATTGCAGGTCAAACAGCTCCTGGAGATGGAGTTTGCGTAGCAGGAGAAACTGTTTGGATAGATACTCATGATGTTGTAATTCGTCATATGCGTTTTCGTAGAGGTGATACTTTTGTAGGTAGAAGAGATGATGCAATTGGAGGAAATCCTGTTGGGAATATTATGTTAGATCATATATCAGCAACCTGGGGACTAGACGAAAATATGTCGATTTATAGACACATGTACAGTCCAGGTGCCACTTATAAAGATGAGAAGAAACCTACTGTAAATATTACGATTCAAAATAGTTTATTTGGTGAAGCATTAGATACGTATAACCATGCTTTTGGAAGTACTTTGGGTGGAGAAAATTGTGCATTTATTAGAAATATGTGGGCAAACAATGCTGGTAGAAATCCATCTATAGGATGGAATGGTATTTTTAACTTTGTTAACAATGTGATGTTTAATTGGGTGCATCGTTCAGTAGATGGTGGGGATTATACAGCAAAATATAATATTATCAATAATTTTTACAAACCAGGACCGCTTACACCAAAGGATGAAGCTATTAGTTACCGTATTTTAAAACCAGAAGCTGGTAGAAGTAAATTAGATACAATGGTTTATGGAAGAGCTTATGTTAGAGGTAATGTTGTAGAAAATAACTCTAAAATCACTAAAGATAATTGGGCAGGTGGTGTACAAATTGAAGGTAAAAACGGTGAACTTTTAGATTTTAAAGGAGCAAAACCATATTTTGATTATATGAATGCATCAAAACCATTTCCAATGCCTTGGTTTAGAAATATTATGACTGCTAATGACGCTTATGACTTTGTTATCGCAAATGCAGGAGCTACTTTGCCAATGAGAGATGTAGTAGATACAAGAATTGCAAGAACAGTAAAAACGGGTGTGCCAGAATATGTAAAAGGTTTAGATCCAGATTCTTTTTATCATTTTAAACATAGACGTTTACCTAAAGATTCTTACAAACAAGGAATTATAACAGATATTGCACAAGTTGGTGGTTACCCAGAATATAAAGGAACACCTTATAAAGATTCAGATAAAGATGGTATACCAGATGCTTGGGAAAAAATTAATGGATTAAATCCAAATGATGCTTCAGATGCAAAAGGAGACCAAAATAATGATGGTTATACGAATATAGAAGATTACATCAATGGAATAAATCCTAAAGCAAAGGTAGACTGGAAAGATTTAAAAAATAATAAAGAAACATTAACAAGTCCACTTTTAAAATAA
- a CDS encoding SusC/RagA family TonB-linked outer membrane protein yields the protein MNKIFIKTCIVFFVSMLNFSVLAQNTGGKITVTGTVIDEAGVTLPGVYVIEKGTSNAVATDFDGNFTLSVKPKAILVFSLLGMKKDEYPIGDKTTFRIVLKEDAQSLNEIIVVGYGSQRKEAITGAVSSIKGDEVEDLPVGNLASALVGRVLGVSVTGGESRPGVSARISIRSPLTGETARSKYATALGATDPLYVIDGVVQIDPNTGFSDPTQFNNLDASQVESISFLKDAAAAIYGSRASQGVVLVTTKQGKKGPAKFSYSGNFSISDENYRPKVLNAYEYGKTFNILNSINPIGNIGNSYDPSDPYPNSQYFFSPVELEHFKTIKYNALDEYWSSAGTQRHNLNLSGGTEDATYFGGISYYTQDGNLGSLNYDRWSFRAGSNVNLGKSLKVGFQVSGYFTDVSRTASSIGAQSGEDDYRQLQNRTPFMPMYVNGLPAVLNGSDGGDELFQFHYGELLRLNNLAQTSSNNITTNINLTYEVPFIEGLKFNLNYSRQQASNRGDQKGSVYNLYQFFGADQLTTTTQGQTYIVYEDGSGPLGTNSVRLTQEVVNSDRILIDYGKSKNEQARFQASYDKDFGNHSFSGLFAVERAERQLNELRVIKFGIPEYFNGNLLQTTGDFDQNNSTNKKSESGDLGYIGRLNYNYDNKYFVEILFRSDASAKFAPENYWGTFYSISGGWIVSKESFFKSNVIDYLKIRGSVGLAGNDDIRPWKWRQTFQFQDGEGAIFGDDSTLSVGLEDNGQANRDVRWSKELKRNLGIEARFLDNRLSTTIENYYNVGTEQLVDLTAGVPFTVGGSTAPSNSGRWDRWGSEVGISWDDTIGDDFSYGVNLNTGWSRYELIKGNFANPDFWFPWQSKQPGGDRGVWGYDNLGMFKTQDDIDKYIAETGVTKVFDIDSDQLKPGMLYYRDVRGAWDPETRTFAEKDGVIDQYDQIQLQKPARGPQGFSSVIKMSYKGLSLSTVLTANWGGYREIGRAKDSFDSYVIGGNYENRPAFWADMYHPVLNPTGSIPNLSESINRGSPNSEGGINTVSSKFWQVSSFSLVMRNINVGYTIPKKITDKMGISAFRFNFVAINPFILYNPYKKFGLPPTGSYDSYPNLRTFSLGVNVGF from the coding sequence ATGAATAAAATATTTATAAAGACATGTATTGTGTTTTTTGTTAGTATGTTAAATTTCTCTGTACTAGCACAAAATACTGGTGGTAAAATAACTGTTACAGGGACTGTCATTGATGAGGCAGGTGTTACTTTGCCTGGAGTTTATGTTATTGAAAAAGGAACATCAAACGCTGTTGCAACAGATTTTGACGGAAACTTTACTCTTTCAGTAAAACCTAAAGCTATCTTAGTTTTTTCTTTATTAGGGATGAAAAAAGACGAATACCCAATAGGAGATAAAACAACTTTTAGAATAGTATTAAAAGAAGATGCACAATCTTTAAATGAAATAATTGTAGTAGGTTATGGTTCTCAAAGAAAAGAAGCTATTACAGGTGCTGTTTCTAGTATTAAAGGTGATGAAGTAGAAGATTTACCTGTTGGTAATTTAGCTTCTGCACTTGTTGGACGTGTTTTAGGGGTTAGTGTGACTGGGGGTGAATCTAGACCTGGTGTTTCTGCTAGAATCAGTATTAGAAGTCCACTTACAGGTGAAACAGCTAGGTCTAAGTATGCTACTGCACTTGGAGCTACTGATCCTTTGTATGTTATTGATGGTGTAGTTCAGATAGATCCTAATACAGGTTTTAGTGATCCTACTCAGTTTAATAACTTAGATGCTTCACAAGTAGAAAGTATTTCTTTCTTGAAGGATGCAGCAGCGGCTATTTATGGTTCTAGAGCTTCTCAAGGTGTAGTTTTGGTTACAACAAAACAAGGTAAAAAAGGGCCTGCAAAGTTTTCTTACAGTGGTAATTTTTCTATTTCAGATGAGAATTATAGACCAAAAGTTTTAAATGCCTACGAGTATGGTAAAACATTTAATATTTTAAATAGTATTAACCCAATAGGTAATATTGGTAATTCTTATGATCCTTCAGATCCATACCCTAATAGTCAATATTTCTTTTCTCCAGTAGAATTGGAGCATTTTAAAACGATAAAGTATAATGCTTTAGATGAATATTGGTCTTCTGCAGGAACTCAGAGACATAATTTAAATTTATCTGGAGGTACAGAAGATGCAACTTATTTTGGAGGTATTTCTTACTATACACAAGATGGTAACTTAGGCTCTTTAAATTACGATCGTTGGTCCTTTAGAGCTGGTTCAAACGTGAATTTAGGAAAAAGTTTAAAGGTTGGTTTTCAAGTTTCAGGATATTTTACTGATGTAAGTAGAACAGCAAGTTCTATTGGAGCTCAATCTGGTGAAGATGATTATAGGCAATTACAAAATAGAACACCTTTTATGCCTATGTATGTAAATGGTCTACCTGCAGTACTAAATGGTTCTGATGGAGGAGATGAGTTGTTTCAATTTCATTATGGTGAGTTATTAAGATTAAATAATCTAGCTCAAACATCGAGTAATAACATTACAACCAATATAAATTTAACGTATGAAGTACCTTTTATAGAAGGATTGAAATTTAATCTTAATTATTCTAGACAGCAGGCTAGTAATAGAGGAGATCAAAAAGGAAGTGTTTATAATTTATACCAATTTTTTGGAGCAGATCAACTTACAACTACTACGCAAGGGCAAACTTATATTGTTTATGAAGATGGTTCAGGGCCTTTAGGTACAAATTCTGTTAGATTAACGCAAGAAGTTGTAAATAGTGATAGAATATTAATTGATTATGGTAAAAGTAAAAATGAACAGGCTCGTTTTCAAGCTTCGTATGATAAAGATTTTGGAAACCATAGTTTTTCAGGTTTATTTGCAGTAGAAAGAGCTGAAAGACAACTTAACGAACTTCGTGTAATTAAATTTGGTATTCCAGAGTACTTTAATGGAAATTTACTTCAAACGACTGGAGATTTTGACCAAAATAACTCAACAAATAAAAAATCTGAATCTGGTGATTTAGGTTATATTGGTAGGCTAAATTATAATTATGATAATAAGTATTTTGTAGAAATTTTATTTAGATCTGATGCTTCGGCAAAATTTGCACCTGAAAATTATTGGGGTACTTTTTACTCTATTTCTGGTGGATGGATAGTTTCAAAAGAGAGTTTCTTTAAATCTAATGTAATTGATTATTTAAAAATTAGAGGTTCTGTTGGTTTAGCTGGGAATGATGATATTAGACCATGGAAATGGCGTCAAACTTTTCAATTCCAAGATGGTGAGGGTGCTATTTTTGGAGACGACTCTACATTATCAGTTGGTTTAGAAGATAATGGTCAAGCGAATAGAGATGTTAGATGGAGTAAGGAATTAAAAAGAAACCTTGGTATTGAAGCAAGATTTTTAGACAATAGATTGTCTACAACAATTGAGAATTATTATAATGTCGGTACTGAGCAATTAGTAGACTTAACTGCGGGAGTTCCTTTTACGGTTGGTGGGTCTACAGCACCATCAAATTCAGGAAGATGGGATAGATGGGGTTCAGAAGTAGGTATAAGCTGGGATGATACTATTGGAGATGATTTTAGTTATGGAGTTAACTTAAATACAGGTTGGTCTAGGTATGAATTAATAAAAGGTAATTTTGCCAATCCAGATTTTTGGTTTCCTTGGCAATCTAAACAACCTGGAGGAGATAGAGGAGTTTGGGGATATGATAATTTAGGGATGTTTAAAACTCAAGATGATATTGATAAGTATATTGCAGAGACTGGAGTTACAAAAGTATTTGATATAGATTCAGATCAACTTAAACCAGGTATGTTGTATTATAGAGATGTAAGAGGTGCTTGGGATCCAGAAACAAGAACATTTGCAGAAAAAGATGGAGTTATTGATCAATATGACCAAATTCAATTACAAAAACCAGCAAGAGGTCCTCAAGGATTTTCTTCAGTAATTAAAATGTCTTATAAAGGATTAAGTTTAAGTACTGTTTTAACCGCAAATTGGGGAGGTTATAGAGAAATTGGTAGAGCAAAAGATAGTTTTGACTCTTATGTAATTGGTGGAAATTATGAAAATAGACCTGCTTTTTGGGCAGATATGTATCACCCAGTTTTAAACCCAACAGGAAGCATTCCAAATCTTTCAGAATCTATTAATAGAGGTTCCCCAAATAGTGAAGGAGGTATAAATACTGTAAGCTCAAAATTTTGGCAAGTAAGCAGCTTTAGCTTGGTTATGAGAAATATTAATGTGGGATATACGATACCTAAAAAAATTACAGATAAAATGGGTATAAGTGCCTTTAGATTTAATTTTGTGGCTATAAACCCATTTATTTTATACAATCCGTATAAAAAATTCGGATTACCACCAACAGGATCATATGATAGTTATCCAAATCTTAGAACATTTTCATTGGGTGTAAATGTTGGTTTTTAA
- a CDS encoding polysaccharide lyase produces the protein MQNLTHKQFQKGFVFTILCLVYQMSFAQYPEIPHELQAKTDSILAKENVRLQKIWEDNYDIILEEAKNGRPYIPWAAYPGDLIKAEIPAFPGAEGGAAFTPGGRGGKIFVVTSLEDSGKGTFREACEAVGARTIVFNVSGIIHLKKPISVRAPYITIAGQTAPGDGICIAGESVLLDTHDIIIRHMRFRRGATDVTRRDDGLGGNVIGNVIIDHCSISWGLDENISLYRHQFRANSKSKLEKLPAVNVTIQNSISSEGLDTYNHAFGSTIGGLNSTFTRNLWANNISRNPSVGMFGSFNLVNNVLFNWWNRSVDGGDYRSMFNIINNYYKPGPMTPEDKPIRYRILKPETGYMEPKAYGRAYVNGNYVAGSPEVTANNWNGGIQLGSNKNAKDYLELIKQDKPFPMAHVSIMDAQEAYNFVLNNAGATLPKRDAVDERVITYVRTGKITYKEGLENTIGKEFIKRRLPADSYKKGIITHPDQVGGYPKYQGKPYKDSDGDGIPDKWEKKFGLDPKDPTDANKDLNGDGYTNIEKYINGINPLQKIDWTKTENNTDTLTKLSNGLLE, from the coding sequence ATGCAAAATTTAACACATAAACAATTTCAAAAAGGTTTCGTTTTTACAATCTTATGCTTGGTTTATCAAATGTCGTTCGCACAATACCCAGAAATCCCTCATGAACTTCAGGCAAAAACAGATTCAATTTTAGCAAAAGAAAATGTAAGACTACAAAAAATCTGGGAAGATAATTATGACATTATTTTAGAGGAAGCTAAAAATGGTAGACCATACATTCCTTGGGCTGCATATCCTGGAGATTTGATAAAAGCAGAAATTCCTGCTTTTCCTGGAGCAGAAGGAGGTGCTGCATTTACTCCTGGTGGACGTGGTGGAAAAATATTTGTAGTAACAAGTTTAGAAGATTCAGGAAAAGGCACATTTAGGGAAGCTTGTGAAGCTGTTGGAGCAAGAACTATTGTGTTTAATGTATCTGGCATTATTCATTTAAAAAAACCGATTAGTGTTAGAGCTCCTTATATTACTATTGCAGGTCAAACTGCTCCAGGAGATGGTATTTGCATAGCTGGAGAATCAGTATTATTAGATACACATGATATCATTATTCGGCATATGCGTTTTAGACGTGGAGCAACAGATGTTACAAGAAGAGATGATGGTTTAGGAGGCAATGTTATTGGTAATGTTATTATAGATCATTGCTCTATAAGTTGGGGTTTAGATGAAAACATATCTTTATATAGACATCAGTTTAGAGCAAATTCCAAATCGAAATTAGAAAAATTACCAGCAGTAAATGTTACCATACAAAACAGTATTTCTTCAGAAGGTTTAGATACTTATAATCATGCCTTTGGTAGTACTATAGGTGGTTTAAATAGTACTTTTACAAGAAATCTATGGGCAAATAATATATCTAGAAATCCATCTGTTGGTATGTTTGGTAGTTTTAATTTAGTGAATAATGTTTTATTTAATTGGTGGAATCGTTCTGTAGATGGAGGCGATTATCGTTCTATGTTTAACATCATAAATAATTACTACAAACCAGGACCAATGACACCAGAAGATAAGCCTATCCGTTACAGAATTCTAAAACCAGAAACAGGTTATATGGAACCAAAAGCTTACGGGCGTGCTTATGTTAACGGAAATTATGTAGCAGGTTCTCCAGAAGTAACAGCTAATAACTGGAATGGAGGAATTCAACTAGGAAGCAATAAAAATGCCAAAGATTATTTAGAACTTATAAAACAAGATAAACCATTTCCAATGGCTCATGTATCAATTATGGATGCTCAAGAAGCATATAATTTTGTGCTAAATAATGCTGGTGCTACATTGCCAAAACGTGATGCAGTAGATGAGCGTGTAATTACATACGTAAGAACAGGAAAGATTACTTATAAAGAAGGTTTAGAGAATACTATTGGTAAAGAATTTATTAAAAGAAGACTACCTGCAGATTCTTATAAAAAAGGAATTATAACGCATCCAGATCAAGTAGGTGGTTATCCAAAATATCAAGGGAAACCTTATAAAGATTCTGATGGAGATGGTATCCCAGATAAATGGGAAAAAAAGTTTGGATTAGATCCAAAAGACCCAACTGATGCAAATAAAGATTTAAATGGAGATGGATATACAAACATCGAAAAGTATATCAATGGTATCAATCCTTTACAAAAAATAGATTGGACCAAAACAGAAAACAATACAGATACGTTAACTAAATTATCAAACGGTTTGTTAGAATAA